GGACGCCCAGGGCAGAAGCCTGGAATTTTTCCGCGAGAACGCCTACATGGCCCCTCAGAACGGGCTCAGCCTCGTGCTCAGCATCGACAACGACCTGCAGGCCTTCGCCGCGCAGGTCTTTCCCCCGGGCCGGAAAGGCTGCATCATCGTTTCGGATGTCAAGACCGGCGGCATCCTGGCCTATCTGAGCAAGCCGGATTACGACCCCAATGTGTTCATGCAGCGGATCAGCCCGGAGGTCTGGGCCAGCCTCAACGTGCCGGAAAAACCGCTTCTGGACAGGATCATCCATGCCAGCTATCCGCCCGGCTCCGTCTATAAACCGATCACGGGCTCCATCGGGCTGGAAAAGGGCGTGATCAACCGCTTCACGCGGCTGGCTTCCTGCACGGGAGGCCTGAAGATCGGCAACCGCTTCTTCCGCTGCTGGAATGCCGGCGGACACGGCTCTCTGAACATCGTGGACGCCCTCCGCGTTTCCTGCGACGTCTTCTTCTATGACCTGATCAACAAGCTGGATCTCGACGCCGTGGCGGCAAACGCGGACGCCTGCGGAGTCGTGCATAAGACAGGCATCGATTTGCCCAACGAGCGGGGCGGTTTCTATCCCGACCGGGAATACTACCGGAAAAAGCTGGGCATGAGTTCCGGACTGGCCGGCTATAAGGCGAACCTGGCCATCGGGCAGGGCGAGGTGCTCACCACTCCTCTCCAGCTCAATGCCCTCTACGTCGCCATCGCCAGAAACGGAGAATGGATCCAGCCCCACCTGCTGGTCAAGACAGTGGGGAACAGCCGCATCACCCGCGAGCAGATCGAGCCCCTGCGCAAATACCAGATGCCCTGGTCGCAAAACACTGTGCAGATCATCCAGGACGGCCTTTGGGCGGTCACCAACGCCCCCGGCGGCACGGCGCGGGCCATAAACGTTCCCGGCACCACCACCTTCGGCAAGACCGGCTCGGCGGAAAACTTCATGGGTAAGCTAACCCACGCCTGGTTCTCGGGTTACATCGTGACCGATGAGCCGGAGATCGTGGTCACGGTGTTCATGGAAAACGCCGGCGGCGGCGGGGCCATGTGCGCTCCGGTGGCCAACCGGATCTTCAATTATTACATTGGCAATCTGGACATGATCAGGACCCCGGCGCCCGTTCCTCCCCAGTTCAGGACGGAAGGCGAAGAACTAGAACCTGACGGGGATAGCGGCGAAACGGAAGTTCCGGCGGAGCCGGAAACGCAGGCCGAGGCTGCGGGCGAATGATCAACCGCAAGAAGTTCGACTTTGTCCTGGCTGCCCTCCTGCTGGCCCTGATCCTGATCGGCTGTGTGGCCATCTACACCGCGTCCACCACCACCGTGGGCGAATTCACCTCCACCCAGAGCAATTGGTGGAAGCAGATCATCTTTTCCCTGGTGGCCGTGGGCGCTGGTTTGCTCCTGCTCCGGCTGCCGATGCCCATCTTCGACCTCATCGTCATGCCCGCCTATGTCCTGAACCTGCTGGCGCTGATTTTGGTCCTCTTCACTCCGGAGGTCAACGGCTCGCATCGCTGGTTCAGTTTCCTGGGCCTGAATTACCAGCCCTCCGAAAGCGCCAAACTCCTCACCATCCTGATGGTGGCGCGGGTGATCTCCAAGGACGGCCTCACTGAACTGCAGCAGCTATTTTACGGCCTCGGGCTCACCCTGTTGCCGATCCCCCTGATCCTGATCGAACCAGATTTTGGCACCACCCTGGTCTTTGGTTTCAGCCTGCTGGCGATGCTGGTGGCGGCGGATGTCCCGCTGGTCTATATCCTGCTGCTGGTCAGCCCGATCGTCAGCGTCGTATCCTCGTTCTGGTGGGTCGCGATTGTGGTCTGGATCCTGGTTTTGGCCTTTCTGCTCCTACGGGCGCGGCTTTCCTGGATAGCGATCACCATCACATCCATCATCAATGCCTTTGTGGCTCTGATCATGCCCGTGTTCTGGAACGGGCTCAAGGACTACCAGCAAAGCCGGATCCTCTCCTTCATCGATCCCATGCGCGATCCACTGGGCGCCGGTTACCAGATCATCCAGGCCAAGATCGCCGTGGGCAGCGGTTCCATCATCGGCAAAGGCTGGCTGATGGGCACCCAGAAAAACATGAATTTCCTGCCGGAACACCATACGGACTTCATCTTCAGCGTAATCGGAGAGGAGTTCGGATTCATTGGCAGCCTGCTGCTGCTGGCCGTATTCGCGCTTTTCTTCTGGCGCCTGATCACGGATATCGGCGAACTCCGGGTCCGGGAACGCAAGATCGCCGCCTCCGGGATCCTCGCCTATCTTATGTTTCAGACCTTCATCAACATTGGCATGAACATTGGTCTGGTTCCTGCAACGGGTATTCCGCTGCCCTTCATCAGCTATGGGGGATCGAACCTGCTCTTCAACACCCTGGCCGTGGGTGTGGTTTTAAAGTATTTAAACGAAAGGGGTTTCATGAAATGAAAAAACACCTGCCATTCTGGATATTAAACCTGATTTTGCTGCTCATCACCGCTTCCTGCATCGTCCATTCGAGCTTGGTCTATCTGGACAAGGACACCGAAGGTGTGCCCAATCTGGTCACCAATCCCGGCTTCGACGCCTATTCCTACGACGCCCACGACGCCCTGCTGGGTTGGACTGTCCACGTCGACGGGCTCGCAAAGGGGTCAAATCCGGTCTTCATCGACGGCGGGGAGGCTTTCGAATCTGGCACATCCCTGCGGA
This genomic window from Candidatus Syntrophosphaera sp. contains:
- the mrdA gene encoding penicillin-binding protein 2, yielding MLLLLVSLFRLQVVKGEYYQRIAESNFVRIRRIVATRGEIYDAKYRPIVTNIPSHNLYLTSGRIGNTEKLAAFLNEHFGLGLEELRELVFKQRFKTYEEILLADNITYETVLALSERLDQFPELNFRSGTTRGYMYPNHFSGYVGRINEREYAIYASEDYSLNAYIGKTGLEAYYEVLLRGKDGREIIQVDAQGRSLEFFRENAYMAPQNGLSLVLSIDNDLQAFAAQVFPPGRKGCIIVSDVKTGGILAYLSKPDYDPNVFMQRISPEVWASLNVPEKPLLDRIIHASYPPGSVYKPITGSIGLEKGVINRFTRLASCTGGLKIGNRFFRCWNAGGHGSLNIVDALRVSCDVFFYDLINKLDLDAVAANADACGVVHKTGIDLPNERGGFYPDREYYRKKLGMSSGLAGYKANLAIGQGEVLTTPLQLNALYVAIARNGEWIQPHLLVKTVGNSRITREQIEPLRKYQMPWSQNTVQIIQDGLWAVTNAPGGTARAINVPGTTTFGKTGSAENFMGKLTHAWFSGYIVTDEPEIVVTVFMENAGGGGAMCAPVANRIFNYYIGNLDMIRTPAPVPPQFRTEGEELEPDGDSGETEVPAEPETQAEAAGE
- the rodA gene encoding rod shape-determining protein RodA; translated protein: MINRKKFDFVLAALLLALILIGCVAIYTASTTTVGEFTSTQSNWWKQIIFSLVAVGAGLLLLRLPMPIFDLIVMPAYVLNLLALILVLFTPEVNGSHRWFSFLGLNYQPSESAKLLTILMVARVISKDGLTELQQLFYGLGLTLLPIPLILIEPDFGTTLVFGFSLLAMLVAADVPLVYILLLVSPIVSVVSSFWWVAIVVWILVLAFLLLRARLSWIAITITSIINAFVALIMPVFWNGLKDYQQSRILSFIDPMRDPLGAGYQIIQAKIAVGSGSIIGKGWLMGTQKNMNFLPEHHTDFIFSVIGEEFGFIGSLLLLAVFALFFWRLITDIGELRVRERKIAASGILAYLMFQTFINIGMNIGLVPATGIPLPFISYGGSNLLFNTLAVGVVLKYLNERGFMK